Part of the Phycisphaerae bacterium RAS1 genome, TGTCGCCCGAATGGCCGTGCTGCTCGCCGGCCTGCCCAGCGGCGTGCCGGGCTGCACGGTCAATCGGCTGTGCGCCTCGGGACTGGAAGCCGTGAACATCGCCGCCCGCATGATCGAAGCCGGCTGCGGCGACTGTTTTCTCGCGGGCGGCGTTGAAAGCATGACGCGCGCGCCGCTGGTAATGGCGAAGGCGGCCGAGGCGTGGTCGCGAGCGGCGGAAGTCCATGACACGACGATCGGCTGGCGCTTCACCAACCCGCGGCTGGCGAAAATGCATCACCCATTCAGCATGGGCGAAACGGCCGAGATCGTCGCCGAGAAATGGAAAATCAGCCGCGAGGACCAGGACCGCTTCGCGCTCGAGAGCCAGCGGCGCTGGAAGGCGGCCCAGGACGCCGGCCGCTTCGAGGCGGAGATCGTGCCGGTGCCGATTCCCCAGCGCAAGGGCGACCCCCTTCTGGTGAAAGTCGACGAACACCCGCGCCCGGAGACCACGCTCGACACGCTGGCCAAGCTCAAGCCGGCGTTCCGCGAGGGCGGGACGGTGACCGCGGGAAATTCGAGCGGCGTCAACGACGGCGCGGCGGCGCTGCTGCTGATGGAGCTCGACCGCGCAACAAGACTCGGACTGAAGCCGCTGGCGGTCGTCGGCCCGTCGGCGACGGCCGGCGTTGATCCGGCCTGCATGGGCGTGGGGCCGGCGCCGGCGACTCGAAAAGTGTGTGAGCGAGCCGGATTGAAGATCGGCGAGTTCGACATCATCGAGCTGAATGAGGCCTTTGCCGCCCAGTCGCTGGCGTGCATTCGTGAGCTGGCGCTTGATCCTGCGCGCGTGAATCCGAACGGCGGCGCGATCGCACTCGGGCATCCGCTGGGGATGAGCGGCGCCAGGCTGGTGACCACTATCGTGCACGAAATGCAGCGCAATCCCGCCGTCCGTCGCGGACTTGCGACGCTCTGTGTCGGCGTGGGCCAGGGCGTGGCGACCGTAATCAGCCGACCGTAGCGTCGGCCCGCTGCGGCCGACGGCGCGGCAACAGCGGCAAACACCGTCGGACTCGGAGGTCCGACGCTACTTGCGGTCTTTCGAGTCTTTCTGCAAATCGCCCAGCACGTCTTCGATCAGCGATTCCGCTCCCTTCTCAAGCACGCCCTGCATGAGCTTTTTCACATCCACGCGCCCGAAGTCGAATTTCGGCTTGGTCCGCGTGCCGACCAGCGGCAACTCGACGCGCGTGCCCTTGAGCTTCTCGACGTAGCCCGACAAATCGCCCTTGACGCCCAGTTTTTTCAAGAGTCCCACGCCGGCCGGCAGCGACACAACCAGGTCCAGCGTCTCATCCAGCCCCACTGAGCCGGAGAATCGCAGATCGAAGTCCTTCGAGAATCGCAGCGTCAGGTCCTTATACGCCAACCGCCCGCGTTCGAGTGTCAGATCGCAGCCGCTCACCTCGACGCCGTACTGTTCCTGCTTCGGCATTCCGCCGTACTCGAGCAGTTCGGAAAGCAGCCCGTCGGGCGCGATCGACATTTTCGCCAGCACGAGCCGGCCGCGCCCGGAGGTCTTGGTCTTGAAGGATCTTCCCAGCGGCACGGTCACGTCGCGCGTGTCGAGCGAGAGCCTGCCTTCCACGCGGGAAAGCGCCAGAAAAATCGGATTGATGAAGCTCAGCACCGAGCGGCACAGGTCGTTGGTGACCGGCACGTTCTCGATGAGTTTCGTCGCTCCCGGCAGCCGCAGCGTCGGATCCGTTTCGCCCAGATCGATCGACCCGCCCAGCCGCACTTTTCCTCCGGCCGCGGCGACCTCCGTTTTCGGCACGGTGATCTGACCGCTCTTGAGCGCCGGCGCGAGCTTGGCGTTTCCGAGCGCGACGCCGAACAGGTCGACTCCGTCCCAGCCGAGCTCCAGTCCGCCGGTCGCGCCGCGGATCGGCGGCTTGGCCTTGGCGTTGTTCAGCGGGCCATCCAGCTTGATCGCGCTGGATGTCTTGCCTTTGAACGCCACGTGGCCCTTCGACGACGGCGCCAACTGATGCAGCACGGTCGTGATGCGCGCCCAGTCGGCGTCATACTTGCCCTTGATCGCGGCGACCTGCGTCGCCTTCGTCTTGTCGATCGTTCCGTTCAGCTCGACCGTGAGCGGCGACGAAACGAGCTTGGACTGCTTGATCGTCAGCCGGTCGGCCTTCGCATCCAGTCCGGCGTCCAGGTCAAACTGCACACGCTTATCCGTGAAGCGCTGCTCGCCTGCGCCCGCCTGAAAACTGTCGATGCCGCCCGAGCTTTTCAACGTGACGTTGCCGTCCACCGTCGACGCGTTGGCCGCAATTGTGAGTTTTCCGCCAAGCTGCGGCGGCTCCGTCTCGCCGGCGACGCGCGCCGCGACTGCGCTCAGTCGCGCCAGGTCGGCCGATCCTTCGAGCTTCAGATCGAGCGCAAGGTTCTTCGACAGCCCGCAGCGCACCTGCGTGGCGCTCAGCGTCGCCGGGGCGCTGTCGAGTTTCACCTCGGCCGCGTCAAAGCTGCTGAAATCCGGCGAAAATGACGCTTTGCTCCAGGCCAGCTTGCTGTCGCGCTCCGCGACCGGCTGCCCATCGATCGTCAGGTCCTTTGAAGCGAGCGTGCCGCCGGTGGTAATCCGGTCGGCAGAACTCCCGCGCGAAGCTTTTGTCTGAATCGATACAAAACCGCCGTAGCGCGACAGTTCCTTCCAACCCAGCGCCGCGGCCTGCCGCGCAATGAAATCCAGCTCCGCCTTGGAGACGTTGATCTCCGCGTCGAAACCGCCGCCGCGGACGTCATAGAAACCAGCCGCCTGCGCCAGCAGCTCGCCGCCGACGCCGAGCTTCGTCGCCTTCGACGCGACGCGCGACAACCGACCGCCGTCGAGCAGCAGTTCGCCCTCCTGCTTCAGAGACGCCTTGCCGATGTCGAGTTTCTTGTCGTCATGCGTGTAGCGCAGATTCGTCGCATCGACGTTTGCATTGACGCCAAACGCCGTTTCGCTCTGCCGCACAATGCGGGCGCTGCCGGCGACGACGCCTGCCAGCTCGAGCGCCGACACGTCAAAGAGACGGCCCAACTCGGCCTTCAGCTTGAGCAGATCGGCGCGGAACTCGGCCGTCAGGTCGGCCGGGACGCCGCGCGCGGTTGCATCGGCAAAGCTCGACTTGAAAGAGGCGCTGCGAATGTCCAGACCGCGACCATCAACGAAAACCGCGTCCGCGGCGAGGGTCACGGGCGAGAGCGCGACGCTCTTCCCGTCCGTGGCCGCGGAAACATCCTTCAAGTCAGCCGCGACGTTCAGCGCCGGCGACACGCCGCCGTGAACGACGAGCTTGCTGATCGTCATCGACCCGGCCGCAAGCTTGCGGTCGGCCGGCAAATCGAGCATCCCCGGCAGAGCGCGGTCGAGCGCCGCCAGGTCGAGCTGCGCGGTCGCGCCAAGATCAAAGTCCGGCAACACGAGCTTGCTGCCGGTGAGAATGGCCGTGGTCAGATCAGCCGCGTCGGGCAGCGCTGCGCCGCCCGCGAGCTTGCAGCGAATCCTGGCCGCGGCCGTCCCCGCCTGGCCGACGAGATTCAAATCGGCCTCCGCGACGCCGCCGGCCAGCCGGCCGTTACCGCTCATCTCCAGGTCAATCGGCGCGACCGCCTGGCCGGCGCCGGCCGACAAGCCGACGGCCTTGATCGCGAAGCGCCCCTTCACATCACCCGGCGTCCCGCCCGCATCCACGTCAACCGTCACGCGCCCGGAGAGCCCCGACCCCGGAAGAATCGCCGCGAGCCGCTGCAAATCGACAGGCTGATCCGTCCGCACCAGCACACGGCCGCCGGCGCCCTCCACGTCGAACCGGCCGCCGCGAACGAGGTTCTTGAGTTCGGCTTCGACCGCCAGAGGCGTCCGACCATCAATCTGTCCGGTCAGCTTTGCCGCCATGTCGGCCAAAGTGTTGGCGGTCACGTCGAGTGCGATGCCGTTGACCTCGACCGCGTCGCCGCTTGCCGCGACAAAGCGCACGGCGCCGTTTCGCAGCGCCAACTTGCCGCTCATCTCCGGCGCCTCGCCTGTGGATTTTTCAACCTGCGCCGGCGACTTCGGCATGAAAGCTTCCGCCAGCGTGAGCCGCCCGGCCGGGTCGATTCTGAAAGTGACCTGCGGCGAGTCGATGGTGAGGTCTCCCAGCACCAATGACGAGATCGCCAGCCCCCAAAGCCCGCGCGACGTGGCGAGCCGCTGCATCGTAATGACCGGCTGCCCGTCGGGATCGGCGACCCGCACGCCAAGGACCTCGCTGGGCCCGAACCATGAGAGGGCGATCCGCTCGATTTCGATTTTCCCGCGCAGGTCGCCGCTTGCGGTCGAGACGCAATAGCGCGCCACGGCGGGAATCGAAATGATCGCGGGAAGGAAAACGACGAGCAGGACCAGCAGCAGGCACAGGCCGCCGGCGACGTAACGCAGGCGCATTCTGCGGCGGCGCGGCTTTACCACGGCCGCCGATGGCGATGCGCTCGCGGCGGACGGGGAAGATCCCGCGGCCGGCGGAGTTGAATCCGCGGCCGGCGTAGGAGCAGGCGGGACATTTGGCATGTCGGAAGAGCTCACGGCTGGTTTCCATTTTGTGAAGACATCAGACGCCGAATTCTAACCGTCGCGGTGACGCGGTTCACGGCCGTGACCGCGCTGGCCAAGAAAGGCGTGTGCCCATTTTTCCGGGCGGGCGGTCTTAGTTTCCGAACCCGCCGCGCCAAGCGGCGGGTTGAGGTGCGCACGGCGACCGGCGTCAATTTACGATGCGCCGCCGCGAACGCGCCCGGACGTCACCCTCGCCGCTTGGCGCGGCGGGTTCGGACAAGCCAGCGGGCTTGCCCGGATTTCTGGGCACACCTTCAAAAAGCAGCGCGAGGCGACGCCGGGCGGGAATTTCAGTTTCGCGACGGCGGTTTGCGTATCTGGGCCTATCCGCGCGCACTCTGCCGTAGTGCGTGACTTTGAGAAAAAGTCGGTCCGCGCTCCGCGTGCGACACCCGTCACGCTCGACGCAGGAACTGCGCGCCGACGAACGTCGAAATCGTCCGAGTTGCCGCGGCGAAACGCGGGCGCGATGACCTTGCGCGCCGGCGGCGGCCGGCTCCCCTTGCCGGCCGTCGATCGCACGCGGTCGACCAAATGAGAGCCGCTGCCCGCGCGCGTTCGGCGTTGGGCCGGCCGCCACCGAAATCATCGCCCGGCGCGGCGCCGGGTGCGCGGGCCTGGTTCGCATCTTGAAGGAGCAGGAAATGCGTTTGTACAAAGCCCCTTTTGCGTCCGGCGCGGGTCTGGCCGCGTCGCTGGTTCTGGCGGTGTCCGGCCGAGCTGAAATCGTCTCATTCAACATGGCGCTCGACGGCTGGCAGGAAACACCGGCGAACACCACGGTCACCGCCACCGGAACCGCAAGCGCCACGCTCGACACCGCAACCAACCTGTTCAGTTGGAACATCACGTACGGCGCGCTCTCGGCGCCCGAGATCGCCGCGCATTTCCACGGGGCGGCGACAGTCTGCCTGCCGGCCGGGGTCGCCGTCGGCCTGCCGCTGGGCAGCCCGAAGATCGGATCGGCCACCGTGACCGCCGGCCAGGCGAGCGACATTCTCGCCGGCCGCTGGTATATCAACATTCACTCGACGGCTTTCCCCGGCGGCGAAATCCGCGGACAGGTTCTGCCGGCGCCGCTGTCGGACCAGCTTCCGCCGGTGCCACTGGGTTCGCTGCGGGTCCACCTTCAGCCGCTGGCGACCGGCATGGTGGCGCCCAACTGGGGCTGTGCGGCGCCGGGTCATCCGAATCGCATCATGGTCGCCGACCAGACCGGCGTCCTCTGGGCGGTAGATCGCACCTCCGGCGCCAAGAGCGTCTTTCTGGATGTATCCGCGCGGCTGGTGCCGCTCGGCATCTTCGGCCCCGGCACGTTTGACGAGCGCGGGCTGCTGGGCGTCGCGTTTCACCCGAGCTACACGACCAACGGCCTGCTCTACACGTTCACATCTGAGCCGATTGCCGGCCCGCCCGACTTTACCACGCAGCCGGCGGGCATTGCGGCGGACTGCCAGAGCGTCATCGCCGAGTGGGCCGTGCCCGATCCGACCAACCCCGCATCGGTCGCCGATCCGCTTTCGCGCCGCGAAATTCTGCGCTTCGACAAGCCGCAGTTCAACCACAACGGCGGCTGCATGGAATTCGGCCCCGACGGGCTGCTCTACATCTCGGTGGGCGACGGCGGCGGCGCCGATGACCAGGACGGCACGCCCTTCATTGGCGGCGTTCCCACGCGCGGCCATACCTGCCTGGGCAACGGGCAGGACGTGACCACCGTTCTCGGAAAAATCCTGCGCATCGATCCGCTCGGCTCCAACTCGGCCAACGGCCGCTACGGCAACCCCGCGACGAACCCGTACGTCGGCATCTTCGGCCTCGACGAAATCTACGCCATCGGCCTGCGAAACCCGTGGCGCATGGGCTTTGACACGGTCACGGGCACGCTCTATTGCGGCGACGTCGGCCAGAATGACATCGAGGAGCTGAACGTCATCCTGCTGGGCGGCAACTATGGATGGCGCCACAAGGAAGGCTCGTTGCCGTTTATCTTCAATGGCACGCTCAACGGGTATACGACCGATCGGGCGATCGCGCTGCCCGGCGGCCTCAGCGATCCGATCGCTCAGTATGACCACGACGATGGCATCTCGATCATCGGCGGCTTCGTCAACCGCGGAACGAACGTTCCCTATCTGAGCGGACGCTACATCTTCGCCGAGTTCGGGCGCTTCTTCGACCAGGACGGACGCCTCTTCTACCTCGACGTGGGCAACGTGATCCGTGAGTTCCAACTCACCGCCCGGCCGCTGAGCGTCGGACAGTTCGTACTCGGGATGGGCCGCGATGCGCAGGGCGAAGTCTACGTGATGGTCAACGACATCGGCACGCCATTCGGCACGACCGGCGCGGTGCTGCGCGTCGGCCCGGGACGCGGCGACACGAACTGCGACGGCGTCGTCAATGTGCTCGACATCAACCCGTTCGTGCTGGCGCTCGCCGATCCGGCGGCGTACGCGGCCCAGTTCCCCAATTGCACCACCGAGCAGGCGGATATCGACGGCAGCGGCACGGCGGACGTGCTGGACATCAACCCGTTCGTCGCGCTTCTGTCCGGCGGATGAGGAGCGGCCAGAGACTCTCCTTGATGATTTGGCAGACGCCGCCGGCGCCGCCGTTTTTCCGAACCCGCCGCGCCAAGCGGCGGGTTGACGTTCGCGATCGAGCGGCGTCGTACAGCCGGGGACGTCGACCCGCCGGTTGGCGCGGCGGGTTCGGAGAGATGACCCCGCGGCTCGGCGCGGCCGCATGGCCGTGCCGCGCCGCCTTGAGCCTCTGCCGGCAATCGTGTAGCTTGCGTTGGGTCCGGTTAAGTTCCCACGCGAGGACCGTCCCGACATGCTCAGCAGAATCCGCCAGATTTCAAGTCTCGGTCAGGCCATCTGGCTCGACTATATCAGCCGCGAACTGCTCTGGTCCGGCAAGCTGCGCGAGCTGGTCGCCGAGGGCGTGACCGGGGTCACCTCGAATCCATCCATCTTCCAGAAGTCCATCTCGACCGGAAGCGAGTACGACCGGCAGATTCGCGAGTCGGCCCGCGCCGGCCGGAACACGTACGAAACCTATGAGGCCCTCGCGCTGCAGGACATCGCCGAAGCGGCCGATCAGTTGCGCCCCGTCTACAACGAGACGCACGCGCGCGACGGATTCGTCAGCATCGAGGTGAATCCCACGCTGGCGCACGACACACCCGCGACCATCGCCGAGGCCCGCCGGCTCCACCAGGCCCTCGGCCGGCCCAACGTGATGATCAAGGTGCCCGCGACGGAGGCCGGCCTGCCGGCCATCAGCACGCTGATCGGCGAGGGCATCAATGTCAACGTGACCCTGATCTTCAGCGTGAAGATGTACGAGCGCGTCATGCAGGCCTATCTGGACGGCCTGCGCACGCTGCGCAGCACCGGCCGCCCGCTGGGGCTGGTCTCATCCGTGGCTTCTTTCTTCGTCAGCCGCGTGGATTCGCTGATCGACAAGATTCTCGACCAGCGCATCGAGCAGGGCGAGGACGAGCTGGAGGAGCTGCGCGGCAAGGCCGCCGTCGCCAACGCCAAGATCGCCTATCAGAAATTCAAATCCGTATTCGAAGGGCCGGCCTTTGACGAATTCCGCACCGCCGGCGCCCGGCCGCAGCGCCCCCTGTGGGCCAGCACCAGCACCAAGAACCCGGCCTACAGCGACACGATGTACGTCGATCCGCTGATCGGCATGCACACCGTGAACACCGTCCCGCCGCAGACGCTCGATGCGATTCGCGCCCGGGCCGTGACGGCGCAGACCATCTCGCATGACGTGGACCAGGCGCACGCCCTGATGCAGCGCCTCGGCGAGGTCGGCGTCAACATCGATGAAGTGACCGGCCGCCTGCTCGAAGAGGGGGTCAAGCTCTTCAGCGATTCCTTCGAGAAGCTGCTGGCCGACGTCGAGTCTAAGCGGGCGGCCATGGAACGGGCGGCGTAGGCGCCCGTTAAAGAGCGCCGGTAGCGTCGGACCTCTGTGTCCGACGGCGTGACAAACCGCGGAAAACACCGTCGGACGCGGAGGTCCGACGCTACAGTCGGTCAAGCTCGCCCTGTCTGAATGGGCCGGCAGGCGCCGCAACGGCCGACTGCAACGTCGTCGCGTGTTCCGTTTTCTGAAGTGGCGGGTTCGATGCCAGGCAGCCAATTGCGACACGCCATCCGCGGGTTGAACCTGGTCGTCCCCGGCGCCGGGCTGGTGCTGCTGGGCGAGCCGGGCGTGGGGGTTCTTCTCGGTCTGCTCTTCGGCGGCCTGCTCAATGTGCTCATCGCCTCGACGCTCATCTTCCCAGACGAGCTTTCGACCCTGACCACCGCCGTCGCGGCTATCGGCGCCGCGGCGGTGTACGTTTTCGCGCAGCGCCGCCTTCCGCGCGCGGCGACGCGGGCGACGCTCGCCCTGCTCGCGGCGCAGCGCCGATCGGCGCTGCGGCACGCGGCCGATTGCATCGAGCGCGGCCGGGCGGCCGACGCGCTGGCCGCGCTCGCGCCGCTCGCCGCGCTGCGCGCGCACGACCTGCTCGTGGCCTACCGCTACGCGCAGGCCGTCTCCCTGACCGAAGACGCCGGCGCGGCCCGCGAGGCCTGGCGCTGCCTGCGACGAATCGATCTGCACAAGGTCTATGGCGACGAAATCGCCTCCCACCTGGCCGCCGCGAAGGATCGGCCGTAGCGGTAGCGTCGGCCCTCTGTGGCCGACGGCGTGCCGAGTCGTCATTCGAATTCGGCGTCGGCCACGGAGTGCCGACGCTACACCGCCCGCTCAGCCCCGCGCCCGCAGCACCTGAAACGCGAGCAGCGCCAGCCCCACAACGAACGAAGTCACCGCGAGCACTCCGTACGCGTCGCTTCGCGTCCGCAGGCACATCGCCAGCAGCGCGATGCCCGCGACGTAGGCCCCCCAAACCGCCAGGTGCCGAAGCACGATAATTACGGGCGCCGGCAGCAGCCGCCGCAGTCGCGTCGCCCCCAGCAGGCAGTCCGCGCAGGCCACGTCCCCGGCCGGCGACGGCAGCAGCGTGTCGTTGCGGTCGCACCGCGGACAGGGCCCCCACGTGATCTCGCGCGATGTGTGCCTGAGCCGCTCGAGAAGCGTTCGATACGCGTGCACGGCGTCAACGAACAGATGGTGCGACGCCGGCGCCGGATTCACATCCGGATGGTGCTCCTTGGCCAGTCGGCGAAACGCTGACTTGATCTCCTCGGCGTCGGCGCGGGCGCTGACGCCGAGGATCGAGCAACAATCTTCGATGCCAATCCGTTTGCGTCGCACGCCGCTCGTCGAATTAAATAAAAGCGATCCGGGAGCTCTTTCCGAGCCGCGACCGTAAGGGTGCGGAAGCTTGAAAACCGCTTGCTTACGCGCGCGGCTCGGATCGAGGCAATCTCATGCCGACATACGCGACCGGCGGTGCTGAAGGCGCGCCGCGTTATTCCTTCTTGCCCTTGGCCTTGTACTCATCCAGGGCCTTTTGCAACTCGTCTTTCATACGGCCCTCGGCCAGCTCGACTGCCTTGGTCTGGAGCTCGATCGCCTTCTTCACATCGCCCTTGACGAAGTAGACGCGCGCCAGCGTGTCGATGATGGCCGCCTCCTTGCCGCCCGACAGCTCGTCTGCCTTGGTCGCCGCCTTCAGGGCCAGGTCGAGGTCCTTCTTGGCCACGTCGCCTTGCGGATCGACGATCGTCCAGGCGATGTCGTTGAGCTTCATCGCGTTCTTGCCCTTGACGGCCTTCTCCACGACTTCGTTGGCCAGCTTGTAGGCCTTGTCATAATCGCCGGCCTTCAGATACGCGCCAAAGAGCTGGTCGCGCATGTCATGCGCCAGCGACGGATAGTCCTTTTCGAACTTCTCAAACGCCGCGATGACGGCTTTCGGGTCGTCCGTGGAGAAGACCTCGTCCATCGCCTTCTCGGCCTTCGCGATTGACTCGGCCCCGGTCTTGGGGTCCCACTTCCCGGCCGTCAGCGGCTCGAGCACCATGTCGAGAAACATCGGGTGGCCGATCCACGCAATGTTGCTCTTCTGATCGACGACGAACGAGCAGGGAATCCCGTTCTGGCCGGCGGCTTTCATGTACGCTTCGTAGGTCGTGCGGCCCGTGTCCCAGGCCACCGTGTAGCCCATGCCGTCGCCTTTTTCCTTGACCATCGTCTCGACTTTTTCCAGTGAGTTGCGCGGGTCCTGGCTGCTGCAGCCGATGATCGTTACGCCCTTTGCGCCGAACTGTTTCTGAAGGTCGGACAGGTGCGGCATCGAGCTGATGCATGGGCCGCACCAGGTCGCCCAGAATTCGACGACGTATATCTTGCCCGCCTCAAAGTTGGCGACCGGCGCGCCCTTGACCCACTTTTCGACGGTCAGCGGCGGCGCCTTGGCGCCCGCGGCGAGCTTCTCCGGTTTGGCCGGGTCCTCGGCCAGCGCCGGAAGGACCGCCAGCAGCATCGCGAACACCGATCGCTTCAACAGTCGGGAGAGCATTCCAATCTCCTTCGAAAAGCAGGCATGACCCCGGCCCGAACCATCGGACCAGTCTGGCTCGCAGTCGCAGAATGCGATGATAAACCATCAG contains:
- the dnaJ_2 gene encoding Chaperone protein DnaJ, with amino-acid sequence MRRKRIGIEDCCSILGVSARADAEEIKSAFRRLAKEHHPDVNPAPASHHLFVDAVHAYRTLLERLRHTSREITWGPCPRCDRNDTLLPSPAGDVACADCLLGATRLRRLLPAPVIIVLRHLAVWGAYVAGIALLAMCLRTRSDAYGVLAVTSFVVGLALLAFQVLRARG
- the tal gene encoding Transaldolase gives rise to the protein MLSRIRQISSLGQAIWLDYISRELLWSGKLRELVAEGVTGVTSNPSIFQKSISTGSEYDRQIRESARAGRNTYETYEALALQDIAEAADQLRPVYNETHARDGFVSIEVNPTLAHDTPATIAEARRLHQALGRPNVMIKVPATEAGLPAISTLIGEGINVNVTLIFSVKMYERVMQAYLDGLRTLRSTGRPLGLVSSVASFFVSRVDSLIDKILDQRIEQGEDELEELRGKAAVANAKIAYQKFKSVFEGPAFDEFRTAGARPQRPLWASTSTKNPAYSDTMYVDPLIGMHTVNTVPPQTLDAIRARAVTAQTISHDVDQAHALMQRLGEVGVNIDEVTGRLLEEGVKLFSDSFEKLLADVESKRAAMERAA
- the resA_2 gene encoding Thiol-disulfide oxidoreductase ResA, which gives rise to MLSRLLKRSVFAMLLAVLPALAEDPAKPEKLAAGAKAPPLTVEKWVKGAPVANFEAGKIYVVEFWATWCGPCISSMPHLSDLQKQFGAKGVTIIGCSSQDPRNSLEKVETMVKEKGDGMGYTVAWDTGRTTYEAYMKAAGQNGIPCSFVVDQKSNIAWIGHPMFLDMVLEPLTAGKWDPKTGAESIAKAEKAMDEVFSTDDPKAVIAAFEKFEKDYPSLAHDMRDQLFGAYLKAGDYDKAYKLANEVVEKAVKGKNAMKLNDIAWTIVDPQGDVAKKDLDLALKAATKADELSGGKEAAIIDTLARVYFVKGDVKKAIELQTKAVELAEGRMKDELQKALDEYKAKGKKE
- the gdhB_4 gene encoding Quinoprotein glucose dehydrogenase B precursor, which gives rise to MRLYKAPFASGAGLAASLVLAVSGRAEIVSFNMALDGWQETPANTTVTATGTASATLDTATNLFSWNITYGALSAPEIAAHFHGAATVCLPAGVAVGLPLGSPKIGSATVTAGQASDILAGRWYINIHSTAFPGGEIRGQVLPAPLSDQLPPVPLGSLRVHLQPLATGMVAPNWGCAAPGHPNRIMVADQTGVLWAVDRTSGAKSVFLDVSARLVPLGIFGPGTFDERGLLGVAFHPSYTTNGLLYTFTSEPIAGPPDFTTQPAGIAADCQSVIAEWAVPDPTNPASVADPLSRREILRFDKPQFNHNGGCMEFGPDGLLYISVGDGGGADDQDGTPFIGGVPTRGHTCLGNGQDVTTVLGKILRIDPLGSNSANGRYGNPATNPYVGIFGLDEIYAIGLRNPWRMGFDTVTGTLYCGDVGQNDIEELNVILLGGNYGWRHKEGSLPFIFNGTLNGYTTDRAIALPGGLSDPIAQYDHDDGISIIGGFVNRGTNVPYLSGRYIFAEFGRFFDQDGRLFYLDVGNVIREFQLTARPLSVGQFVLGMGRDAQGEVYVMVNDIGTPFGTTGAVLRVGPGRGDTNCDGVVNVLDINPFVLALADPAAYAAQFPNCTTEQADIDGSGTADVLDINPFVALLSGG
- the paaJ gene encoding 3-oxoadipyl-CoA/3-oxo-5,6-dehydrosuberyl-CoA thiolase — protein: MTTRRAAILAAVRTPIGRYGGALAPVRPDDLAALVIKTAVERAGVDPAIVDDVYLGAANQAGEDNRNVARMAVLLAGLPSGVPGCTVNRLCASGLEAVNIAARMIEAGCGDCFLAGGVESMTRAPLVMAKAAEAWSRAAEVHDTTIGWRFTNPRLAKMHHPFSMGETAEIVAEKWKISREDQDRFALESQRRWKAAQDAGRFEAEIVPVPIPQRKGDPLLVKVDEHPRPETTLDTLAKLKPAFREGGTVTAGNSSGVNDGAAALLLMELDRATRLGLKPLAVVGPSATAGVDPACMGVGPAPATRKVCERAGLKIGEFDIIELNEAFAAQSLACIRELALDPARVNPNGGAIALGHPLGMSGARLVTTIVHEMQRNPAVRRGLATLCVGVGQGVATVISRP